TGAGCGGGTACTTGGGAGCGGGCAAAACAACGATACTGAACCATGTCCTGAACAATCGGGATGGGCTACGAGTCGCCGTGATCGTTAACGACTTGAGCGAAGTAAATGTAGACGCTTCTCTTATTATTTCGGGTAGTGGTCTTTCACGCGTGGATGAAAAGGTCGTAGAGCTGTCGAATGGCTGCATTTGCTGCACCTTGCGAGAGGATTTGCTGACGGAGGTAGAGCGTCTGGCTTTGGAAGGACGGTATGATTACATACTGATTGAATCGACGGGAGTAGGCGAGCCGGTTCCTGTCGCCCAGACTTTCACATACGTAGACGAAGAAAATGGCATCAATTTATCGTCCCTATGCCGCTTGGACACGATGGTGACCGTAGTAGATGCGTACCGCTTTTGGCATGACTTTTCGTCCGGCGAAAACCTTTTGGACAGAGGGCAGGCAGTTGGTGAAGAGGATATTCGTGAGGTAGCGGATCTGTTGATCGACCAGATTGAATTCTGTGATGTGTTGATTCTGAACAAATGTGATCGCGTTGCTCCAGATGATTTAATCCAGCTGGAAGCGATTCTGCGCAAGCTACAGCCACATGCTCGCTTCATCCGTGCTGTTCGTGGACAGGTGGACCCGCAAGCAATTTTGAATACCCATCTGTTCGATTTCGAGACTGCCAGTCAATCAGCGGGATGGCTTGCTGAGCTCCAGAAGGAAGTGCATACACCTGAGACGGACGAGTACGGAATTTCCTCCTTCGTGTATCGCAGTCGCAGGCCGTTTCATCCAGCCCGTTTCGAAAAGTGGTTGGAGGATTGGCCAGAGGAGATTGTACGTGCCAAAGGATTTTTCTGGTTGGCGACACGAAATGACGTGGCGATGACACTCAGTCAGGCGGGGCCATCCATCGAAATCGGAACGGCAGGCTATTGGACAGCGGCGTTATCGGCAGAAGAGCAACAAGCCATTCTGGTAGAAGAGCCGGATTGGCAGCAAACATGGCATCCCGTACATGGGGATCGAACCACAGAGCTCGTGTTTATCGGAATTGATCTGAGCCAGGAGCAAATCGTGAAGCATCTCGATGCATGTCTCCTGACCGATGAGGAATACGAGGCAGACTGGAGTAACTTGCCCGATCCACTCCCAACAGCAGATGCTGTTATCGAGACGACCTTGTAAACAAAAAAGAGGAGGCTGACATCCATGCGTGTGAACATTACTCTGCAATGCACCGAAACCGGAGATCGCAACTATATCACATCCAAAAACAAACGGAATCATCCCGAGCGATTGGAACTGAAAAAGTACTCCCCGCGACTAAAGCGCTATACCCTTCATAGGGAAACAAAGTAATTCAAAAGATACGGTTAACAGAATGCTGGAGCGGGATAGTAGCAATCCGCATAACCTGCTCGGCTGTCTGCTCCAAAAGCGAGGCAGCTTCGAGCATCGATTGATCCAGCGTCATCGGTTTGTTGGTGATGCTGACAACGGCAGAAACGCCTTTTTCATAAAGGGTGTCGATGCCATTTCCAATGGAGCCAGCGAGGACGATGACGGGAATGCCGTATCGTTGCGCGACTTGGGCGACTCCACATGGCGTCTTTCCTTGGGCAGTCTGGAAGTCGACTTGGCCCTCGCCTGTGATCACAAGATTGGCTTTGTCCATGGCTTCAGCGAGTCCGGTTGTCTCAATCACAATTTCAATACCGGAACGCAGCTGACCATTTAGAAAAGCGAGAAGGGCACCAGCGACACCACCCGCAGCACCCGTTCCAGGCAGATCGTGAATGGCGATGCCGCGGGTCTTTTCAATCAAGTCAGCGAAATGGCGCAAATAATCATCCAATTGCAGCACCATTTCGGGTGTAGCTCCTTTTTGCGGGCCAAAAACGTGAGAAGCGCCATTGGGTCCAACAAAAGGATTGGTGACATCACATGCGATGACGAAGTGACAGTCAGTCAGCCGCTTATCAACCTGACTGGTATCAATACGGCTCAGTCGTGATAATTCCCCCCCTCCAAAAGAGAGTGGCTGATCGTTTTGATCGAGAAGCACATATCCGAGGGCTTGGAGCATACCAGCGCCTCCATCATTGGTAGCACTGCCACCCAGTCCCAGAATGAACTTGCGGCAGCCTTGATCCAGTCCAGCCGTAATCAACTGACCAAAGCCATAGGTCGTCGTGACAAACGGGTCGCGATCTGCGGCAGAAATCAAGTAAAGGCCAGATGCAGCAGCCATTTCGATCACACAGGTTACACCGTCACCCAAAATACCGAATTCAGCAGAAATGTCCTCTCCAAGCGGGTTTTTTACGGTGGCGGTCAGTATTCTGCCATCTGTGGCATCGACCAGGCATTGAATAGTACCTTCGCCGCCGTCAGCCATCGGTTTCACGATGAGTTCACTTTGCGGGAGTGCGCGTTGAATCCCTGAGCGAATAGCTTCGCCCACCTGTTTGGCAGTCAGGCTGCCTTTAAAGGAATCCGGAGCGATTACAATTTTCATGACGGTGTTCCTCCTATCAGGTAGGGTGTTTTTACCATAATAAAAAAGACTGTCTCCCGCGTCTATGGCGAGAAACAGTCTTGGTTGTGTTAGGCGTTCTTTTTCAATGCCATTTCTTCTGGCTGTGTCGTTTTCGAGAAGAACCATTTCATCATTGGTGGAGTGACGATAGTGGTTAAGAGTACGACGACAATCAGGACGGCAAACATGTCTTGCGTGAGCAAATTGTTCTCCAAACCAATGGCGGCGATAATGAGTGCCACTTCTCCACGCGATACCATGGCAGCACCAATGGCCATTGAGTTTTTCCATGGGAAGCCTGTGATTTTTGCACCAAAAGCACCACCGATGAGCTTGGAGACAATCGCGATGACGCTCAAGAGCACAATCAATCCGAGATTTTCCAAGATGCCAGAGAACTGTGCCGTTACCCCGATCGAGGTGAAGAAGACTGGCACGAAAACCGCGTAGCTGATAGTTTCGACCTTGTGCGTTACTTCTGTCTTGTAATTGGTTAAGCTGATGGCTACACCGGCGATGTAGGAACCGATGATGGCGGCAACCCCTGTGTATTCAGCAAAATAAGCGAACAGGAAACAGATAATGAGTGCTGCGGAAATGACCGATTCTGTAACCTGCAACGGAGCAAATTTTTTCAAAACCCAAGGGACAACCTTCCAGGAAAGAGCGATGACGATGGCAAAAAACGCGACCTTTTTCAATACCACCATGCCGAGATTTACGTCCCCGCCAGCAAAGCTCATCAAGAAAGCGAGCGCGAGGATGACCAAAACGTCATCAATGACAGCAGCTCCCATGATCGTTGCGCCTTCTCTTGATTTTAGCTTGCCCAATTCCTTCAACGTTTGTACGGAAATACTCACACTGGTAGCAGAGAGCAGCAGGCCCAGGAAGATCGCTTCAATATTGGAGAGACCAATCGCAATCCCGGCACCATAACCGAGTGCAAGTGGCATGACAATTCCTGCGATCCCTACGCTGGTTGAAGACTTGGCAGTGCGTTTGAACTCATCAATATCGGTCTCCAAGCCTGCGATAAACATGAGAAGGATAACCCCGATTTGACTAATTTCCTTGAGGATTTCTGTGTCTGTGACTAGCCCGAGAACGGTAGGACCTAGAACGATACCGATGAGCAGTTTCCCCAAAACGGATGGCTGTCCCAGCCGTACGCTGATATCACCAGCGATTTTGGAGGCAATCAAAATGACAGCCA
The window above is part of the Brevibacillus brevis NBRC 100599 genome. Proteins encoded here:
- a CDS encoding glycerate kinase, encoding MKIVIAPDSFKGSLTAKQVGEAIRSGIQRALPQSELIVKPMADGGEGTIQCLVDATDGRILTATVKNPLGEDISAEFGILGDGVTCVIEMAAASGLYLISAADRDPFVTTTYGFGQLITAGLDQGCRKFILGLGGSATNDGGAGMLQALGYVLLDQNDQPLSFGGGELSRLSRIDTSQVDKRLTDCHFVIACDVTNPFVGPNGASHVFGPQKGATPEMVLQLDDYLRHFADLIEKTRGIAIHDLPGTGAAGGVAGALLAFLNGQLRSGIEIVIETTGLAEAMDKANLVITGEGQVDFQTAQGKTPCGVAQVAQRYGIPVIVLAGSIGNGIDTLYEKGVSAVVSITNKPMTLDQSMLEAASLLEQTAEQVMRIATIPLQHSVNRIF
- the rpmG gene encoding 50S ribosomal protein L33, yielding MRVNITLQCTETGDRNYITSKNKRNHPERLELKKYSPRLKRYTLHRETK
- a CDS encoding GTP-binding protein, with amino-acid sequence MNMIEKKIPVTVLSGYLGAGKTTILNHVLNNRDGLRVAVIVNDLSEVNVDASLIISGSGLSRVDEKVVELSNGCICCTLREDLLTEVERLALEGRYDYILIESTGVGEPVPVAQTFTYVDEENGINLSSLCRLDTMVTVVDAYRFWHDFSSGENLLDRGQAVGEEDIREVADLLIDQIEFCDVLILNKCDRVAPDDLIQLEAILRKLQPHARFIRAVRGQVDPQAILNTHLFDFETASQSAGWLAELQKEVHTPETDEYGISSFVYRSRRPFHPARFEKWLEDWPEEIVRAKGFFWLATRNDVAMTLSQAGPSIEIGTAGYWTAALSAEEQQAILVEEPDWQQTWHPVHGDRTTELVFIGIDLSQEQIVKHLDACLLTDEEYEADWSNLPDPLPTADAVIETTL
- a CDS encoding cation:proton antiporter is translated as MLIFQLAVILIASKIAGDISVRLGQPSVLGKLLIGIVLGPTVLGLVTDTEILKEISQIGVILLMFIAGLETDIDEFKRTAKSSTSVGIAGIVMPLALGYGAGIAIGLSNIEAIFLGLLLSATSVSISVQTLKELGKLKSREGATIMGAAVIDDVLVILALAFLMSFAGGDVNLGMVVLKKVAFFAIVIALSWKVVPWVLKKFAPLQVTESVISAALIICFLFAYFAEYTGVAAIIGSYIAGVAISLTNYKTEVTHKVETISYAVFVPVFFTSIGVTAQFSGILENLGLIVLLSVIAIVSKLIGGAFGAKITGFPWKNSMAIGAAMVSRGEVALIIAAIGLENNLLTQDMFAVLIVVVLLTTIVTPPMMKWFFSKTTQPEEMALKKNA